CGCATTATAACCAAGTACGTGATTCTAAAACCCAACAAGCTATACCACGAACGCCCGATCTATACCATCCAGTCGAAGATTAACCGCGCTGGAGAATGCAGATGCCTGTACCCGCCTCATCCCGTTCTGGGAACCAAACCGAAAAGAAAGATCCCCGTCTTGAGCTTGCCGACCGCCTGATTGCACAGATCGAGGCAGGAACTGCCAACTGGCAACGCCCCTGGAACCCTGGCGATGTGTTGGCTCCGGTCAGCGCTGTCACCGGCAAGCCCTACAGAGGGGTGAACTACCAAAATCTTCTGACGTTTTCTCCTGACCCATCCGATCCACGTTGGTGTACCTATAAGCAGGCCCAGGAGCAGGGTTGGCAGGTGCGCAAGGGTGAACATGGGATTCCCATCGAAAAATGGTCTGAGTATGCGCACAAGCGCACCGACGAGGAAATCGAGCGGCTCAGAGCGCAGGGTGCTCAGGATATTGAGCCTGTGGAAAAGCGGCTGGGTGTCCGTTACTACACCGTATTTCATGCTTCCCAGATCGACGGCATCCCGCCACTGGAGCGGTCCCCGCGTCCGGAGATTGAGGGGAAACCCGATGAGCGCCTGTCAAAGCTGGCCGAGAACATGGGCATGGACGTGATTCACGCCGGTGGCCGGGCCTTTTATCGTCCCTCTGAGGACAGGGTGTTTATGCCGCCAATAGAGAGCTTCGAGCGTGCAAGCGGTCATGATACCACCCTGCTGCATGAGCTTTCCCATGCGACAGGTCATGAATCCCGGCTGAAGCGAGAAATCCGGAACCCTTTTGGCAGCCCAAAATATGCCGTCGAAGAGTTGCGGGCGGAGATGTCGGCGGCCATGACCGCAGCGAGCCTTGGGATCGGTTTTGATCCCGCGTCTCAGGATTTGGAAGAAGGCCGCGAGGCGGGCAATTCCGCCGCCTATCTCGCCTCATGGCTCAAGGCTTTGCCGGAAAAAGAGCGCAAGCAGGCCATCATGGGCGCGATCAAGGATGCCCAGGGCATCAGCGATTACCTCATCGAGCGGACGCCGGAATTGCAGGTTGAAGCCGCGCAGGAGCGGGCTGGTCCGACCGTCTCCCGTGGTGATTATGTCCGGTACAAGAATGAGATCGGACAAGAACTGGAAGGCGTGGTGCTTGACGATGCCCAGCCCGGTGAAGCAACGCGACTGCGGCACATCACCCGGTGGCCCAACGGCACGCCGCTTATGGAGGCGGCGGATCACATTATGCCCGTGGTGCTGCCGGACGTTCTGGAGGTGCATCTTGTATCGGCGGTTCGGGATGGTGTTGCGCTGAACGGGGTGGATTCGCGGACGAATGAATATAAGTTGACCATGGGGAGCGACATGGAGCGTCGCAAAATGGAAAACCGGGTACTGATGGATGTTGAGCGCGCGCGTGGCATTTACCCAACCTTTACTAAAGAAGGGCCTCAAGTTGGTGATCTCGTGCGTTTTGAGCCGCATGAACCTGGTGTAACGAGCATGTCCTTTTCGGGGCGTGTCATTGCGGCACTGGATACCAATACCGGCGATGTGCGTTATCACCTGCGGGCGGGGACGGGGCCAGAAAATGGCGCTGAGGCGCGGGTGTATGGCCGGGATGGACAGTTCCGTGGGATCGCTCTGGAGCAGGCTGTGGGATTCGACCGGGCTCTCGCTCCAGAAGCAGAGAAAGCCCCCGGATTCAGGTCGGGGACTTCGTGGTAACCCGGAGAAATCAATTCGGGGCAGACTGGAACACTTCCTCCATTGTTACCCTCATCGATGACTCCGAAGTCCGGTTGCAGGACCTCTACCGCTCTGGCCAGGAGTGGGAAGTCTCCCCAGCCGGGCGAAAGATGGCTCGTGAGGACTTTGATGCGGCTCTCCGTCATCAGGTCAGTGGCGTGGTGCCGCCGGAGAACGTATCAGAAAAGCTTGACTCTGCCGCCAGCCGTGACCGGTTCGTCGGTGCGGTCCGGGCTTTTGATGCCGAACACAGTCTCCTGTACGGCAAGGAATCAGCCCCATTGACAAAAGTCCCCGACGAAGTGCGGACATTTCTGGGCGTACAGCAGGCGTCTGTGACAGACAAGCTACTCCGCAGCAGCGAAGAAAAGAGCTTTTTCTCGGACAAGATGCAGGAACTACGGGAGATCATCCGGCAGATGCCGGAAACCTATGAGACCGACGGCAAGCCGGACAGCGAGCGACCAGTCTCCCTGCGCTACTTCGGCCCCAACGGTGCCCAGTGGTTCATCATCGAGAAGGATCGCGGAGATCCGGAAAACGAGGGACACGGTCCCACGGTGCCTGGCTTGCCAGATCAGACCCAAGCCTTTGGCCTGGCAGACCTTGGTATGGGATACCCGGAACTGGGATATATCAACATCCCGGAGATCACCCGTGCCGGGGCAGAACTGGACTACCATTTCACCCCCGCCACTCTCCTGGAGATCAAACGGGAGCACTACCCGGATCGGCTTCCACCCGAGCAACGCCCGGAAGATCTCCGCAAGGAACAGGCGCTTCAGGAGTACCAGGCGTTTTATGCCCAGTTGTCAGAGCGGGAAGAGAAACTGGTAACGGAGGTTCGCGAGCGCTCTGGGCGCCTCGCCCCAGCGGATTTCCATGGCTTCTCCGACATGATGCGGGATTTCAGCAAGCGTGTGGACGATACCTTTGGGATCATCCGGGAGGGAGAAAACCGAGGAGCGTCGGCCCCGGAGCTGCGTTTAGCGCAGGCGCTCGCCACGGAAGACATCTCCGGTCTGCCTGCCGTCAATACCGCGCGTGAACAGGCCAGGCGACTAGGCGAGCGATTTCACGATCTGGATAAAGAGGTCCGGGCCAGCTTCAAGGCGCGGCTCAAGGAGCATGGCAAGGCATTGCTGGAGTCGAGTACGCCGCGCGAACCCCGGGAGATCGTGCTGGCAACGTACTGGAAGCATGGCATCGAGGTCAGTCCGGACAACCCCATGATCGGGAAACTCACGGATGCGATCCGGGACAAGGATCTCAAGGCCATGATAGGGCTCATTGGCTATAACAGCCAGAATCCGGCATCAGAGGAAGCCTTTTCACGAGTCACTGGGATAAAAATGGAGAAAACCCAGTCTGGGCGTGTTGCCCAGTTGCAGGAATGGGCCGGTGTAGAAAAGGTGCAAGCTTTAACGGAAAGCCATGCGGCGGCCAAGCAGGAGCGGGAAGCGCAAAGCCTGAAAAACGGGATGACCAAGGCGTGGGACGACCTGAAGGGGCTACGTGTACAGGTCGGCGATCAAGTGGTGAATGGTCAGGAATATGTCGCCCTGAAAGTCGCCAAGGGTCAGGATCGTGTTACTTCTGGCAAGTCGGGCGCGGCCACGACGTACCATCTGGTCAATGAACAGGGCGAGTATTCCAGCGTCAAGGACGTGCGTTTCACGGCCTTTGCCAAGCGGGTTTTGGTCATGAACGCCGATGGCAATGTGCGTAACGCCCTGGAGCAGGCGGGGATTGCGCACGGAATGGCCCTGGAGGTTACCCAGAAGTCGGCCATTGAACTGCAGAAAGAGCAAAAAAAGCCAGACACTGCACCTGAACTGCCCGGAAAGAACGCCTATGAGCAAAAATTCGAAGCGCGCAAGGAGCGGTATCGCGCCAGGGCGGAAAAGTTGCGGGGCTTGGCGAAGTCCCGTCTGGATCAGGCGCGCAGAATGGCGGATGTCATTCCTTTTGGTCAGCCGATCCTGGTTGGCCACCACAGCGAAAAGAGCGACCGAAAGTTCCGTGAGCGTATCCACCAGAACTTTGGCAAAGGCTTCGACTTGTTGAAGCAGGCAGAGCATTACGAGCGCCGCGCCAAGGGTGTCAACGACTACGCGATCAGTGCGGACGATCCGGATGCCGTGAAAAAGCTTACGGCCAGGGTGGAGACCCTTAAGACGGCCCAGGAACGGATGAAGGCGGCGAATGCCGCTATCCGTAATCATGAGAAAAACGGACCAGAGGCGCAGCAAGCCGCCCTGGAGGGCTTGGGCTTCAAGCCAGAGCAGGCCAAGAGCCTGCTGACCCCGGACGTTATGGGCACGGTGGGCTTCGCGTCTTATTCGCTCAGCAATAACAACGCGAACATCAAGCGCCTGGAGGCGCGCATACAGACGCTGGAGAAAGCCCGGAAGCTTGAAGACCGGGAGACTCAATATGCCTGGGGTTCGGTGCGGGAAAACAAGGAAATTAACCGCATCCAGTTCCGCTTCGATGGCAAGCCTGAGGAAGAGGTACGCAATCTCATGAAGTCGAGCGGATTTCGTTGGGCACCGTCTGAAAGCGCCTGGCAGCGGCAGTGGACGGGCAATGCCGTATATGCCGCGCGGGATGTCATCAAAAAACTGGATGAGAGGATGCCGCCTGAGCAGATGGTAGCTGCACCTGAGTCGGCGCCAACCCCCGACATTGCATCCGCCCAGAAAGTGGACCGCGAACCGAACTTGCGCGACCCCAGCGCAGCACTGGAGGCGGCTATCAAGGATCGGGACGGCACCTGGCACAACCTGTCTGCATACGAGAAGGACAGGGTATTAGTCGGCACCTTGCAACGGCTGAATGCCGAGACGGGTAATTACGAGAAGGTGCCTGTGGAGTTTTGTCCGGGGGGTGTCGGCGGGTTGCAGGCGAGAGCGCATTTCCCGGACGGCTCACGGCTGCGTGTTTCGCTGTCTCGATCGAATCCCTCTGAGATTCAATCGTCCAGGGTGGACGTGCGCGTCTACGGTGAAAAGCAGGACATGGACGGGAAGGTCACGCTGACGCAGATCCACGAGCATCCCGGTCGCCTGCGGGCCAATGAAGCCCTGCAGAAGATCCCCGACCACAGGGAAGGGAAGGTCATCAAGCAGGCTTTGGGTGTGGACCCGAAGATGCTGAACCCGCAGCCCTCACGCGAGGCGCAAAAAGCCCCGGACAAAGTGCGGGAGCAACGGCAAGGGGTGGAAATTTAGAGGTGTTGGTGGATGTATGACGTTGTTATGTGAACGGTTTTTCTGAAGACGAAAAGGAGTATGTGATATGGCTACACGGATGATGCAACGGAACAACCTGGCGGACGCTTTTGTACAGGTCAATGACGAACAGACGAACGCCGCCTTGAAAGCAGCCAAGGAGAATATCGGGGATGCGGAGTGGAAAAAAGGGTATTCCCAGGAGAGCAAGTCGGTGGTCCGCGAGTCTCTGAAGGAGCATGGGGCGCGTTATGAGCAGACACTGAAGGGCAACCTTGTTGGGGTGGATGTGGCCGAAACGCAGGCCAATGGGGAAACCTTCAAGAAGCTGCGCGTCACGCTGGAGAACGAGGTCGGCAAGACCATCCTGTCGGCGGATATGAACTCTGAATTTGCCCAACGGCTGATTACCAAACTCGACACCGCAACCCGAGAGCACGCGGGTAAAGAGGTGGACGTTGGTGCTTTCGCCAAACATACGGAACGGGGTGATCGGGTGTTTGTGGATCATATCGCCACGATGAAAGACGCTGCCGGGCAGGAAATCCCCGCCGCTCAGGGGCATTTCGAGAAGGCCAAAGACCGGGTGTTGGCGACCCAAAAACCGCTTCTGGACGCCGGCATGTCGGACAAGAAGGTCTTGAATCAGATTGCCGCCAGTGCCCGTGAGAGCTACTTCGTCGAAGTGGCCGCCGGCTTGTCTGAGCGGATGGTGGAGCAGGGGATTACGCCGAGTGTCAACGAGCGCCACGAATTCCCGGCGCTGGAGGCGGGCATCAAGGACCGCGATGGCACCTGGCAGAACCTGTCCGCCTATGAAAAAGACGGGCAGTTGGTCGGCACCTTGCAGCGGCGGGATGCCGAGACGGGCAATTACGAGAAGGCGCCCGTAGCCTTTGAGCCGGACGGCAAAGGGGCGCTGGTGGCCGAAGCCGTCTATGAATGGGGTGAGAAGTTGACCGTCAACCTCTCCCGCTCCGAGCCAACACAGGGCGGACACGAAAAAGTGGATGTCCGGATACTCTCCGGCGATGAGCAGATCCACGAGCACCCCGGTCGCCTGCGGGCCAATGAAACCCTGCAGAAGATCCCCGACCACAGGGAAGGGAAGGTCATCGAGCAGGCTTTGGGTGTGGACCCGAAGATGCTGAACCCGCTGCCGCCGCGTGACGTGCAAAAGGCTCCGGCCAAAACGCAAGAGAAGCAGCAGGAGGTGGGACTATGAGCCTGGCCGAGGAGTTGATCGAATGGGCCGAGGAAGAGGTGGAGCACGGCAACCCCGCACACAAGGAGCAGGTTGCCTTGATTCTCGCGCAACTGCATGAGATCGCCGACCCGGAATCCCTGCCGGTTGGCTCTACCCAGCGATTCCTCGCACAGCGGCGCGTGGACAAGCTGGTGGAGAAGGCTGAAGCGTTGGGTTTTGAGACGCCGGGGAAGATGTTGAAAAAGGAGATCGGCAAGAAACTTGCCGGTCAGGCTTTGGGCATAAACCTGTAAGGAGAGTCCCATGTTTGGATTTTTTAAGGCCCTGACGGGGAACTCCGCCTCGAAGGGGCATGCTCCCGGCAAGGGCCGTGCGCTCAGCAATTTGTTGGTGGGCGGTTATCCGGAGCATTTGTATCCTGTGGATGATCCCCAAGGGGTCGGCGGGTATCAGTTGGCCATCGAGGCGCTGATACGCGATGAGTCGCCCGAGGTGATTTATTTGCGCTCGGAGACCGAGGATCTATCCGTGGTCCGCAAGGGGCTCGCATACCTCTCCCGCATCGGTGGTCAAGTCGGTGTCGCCGATCAGCTTCCCGATGAAGAGGTCGCGGCCCTGTTTGGTGTCGATGTCCGTTCGTACCAGTCGGCGGTTGTGAACCCACAAGGGGATGCTGCGGCTTATGCAGGATGATCTGACGCGCGCCCCTCGTTTCCTTTGGGGAGACTTTCCAGATGTCCTGCGTAATGGGAATCTTGGGGAGCTGAAACAGCAGCCGGAGTACATGGCGGCCAAATCTGGGGAGAGCGAGGCGGCATTGAATCTGGCTAGTCGTATCATCCGCACGGATTTCGTCGAAGCTGTGGCGCGTTTGGGTGCATCACATCCCAAACCGGTCTTGTTGCCGGTGTTGGCTGTAGAGTCTGTGGGCCGGAACAAGATTCCGCAGATGCTGGCGGAAACACTATCTGCCCGTCTGGGTTGGAGGACGGAAAGCGGTATCGTCCAAATATCCAGGGCTATGCACACGGATTCTGGGGCTGATCATCGACTTGTGTCTCATTCATTTTTTGACGGGAAAATCGATCCTGATGCGGGCTATATCCTCATCGATGACACCTTAACGATGGGCGGCACACTCGCTGATTTTCGTGGATTCATCATGAGCCGTGGCGGTCAGGTGATGGGCGCTGCTGTAGCAGTGGCTCATGAGGGAGCGTTGCACTTGCCAATTCGCGACAAGATGCTGCAAGATATATTTGCTAAATACGGTAAAGATATTGTTCAGGAGTTTTCTCATGAAGAGTTCGGCTACGGAATCGAGTGCCTCACCCAAGGAGAGGCTGGAGACGTCCGAAAAGCCATTTCTCTTGACGCCCTCAGAGATCGACTCACTGCGGCAAGAGATGCGCGCTTCCAGCGAATGGGCGAAGAAAGAGTTGCGCCGTCGGATGGAAAAAATCTCTCAGAATTAGAAGAACCAACAGAACCCCCTCTAGATCACCCCAATCTCCACCCGCCGCCCGACGCACTCAACCGTAATGATTCTTTGGTTGAGATAATTTCACGCGGAGGGCACGTCATGGCAGCACAACTCGATCACCTTTTGTCCTACGGTCCTATGGACGTAGTGGCCAGTAACGAAGAAAAGAACCCAGGGCTTCACATTGTGAACGTGGACGCCGAAAGTCGCGCGTTCATTCCCCAGAATGATCCGTTGCATCAGGAAATCCGGAACATCGTCGCTAAAAATCCGCATAGTCTGGGGTTCGCGGCCAACCTGATCAACGCGCGGCTTGAACAGGATGGCCGTTGGCAGGGGCCGGAGCGGGAAGCTGAGGGCTTGAGTTTCAGTCCATCGCTGAATCCGGAACGGGAGATGCACGAGATAGAGACGTTTCCGGCGCAGAATGTGGATTTGCCGGACGGGCTCAAGGCGGCACTCAATCCGCGCGTCGAACTGCGTCCTGTGGTGCTTCGTGAGGGGAGCCGCATGGCTCCCAAAACCATGGAGCAGGGTGACAAGCTGGTGGGGTATGTGGTGAATGGCAAGACTGACCCGCTACCAGGAACAGTTTATGGCGAGGACAACCTTTTCCCGGGGAAGCAACAGCAGTTTGGCCTTGATGATCTCGATAATGCCCGTCTGGCCGCGCAGGCGATTGCGCAGGGCACGGCCATCAACTTCGACACCCTGGAGGCCGGATTTAAGGAACGGACAGGGTACAATTTTGAGGATCGTTACTTCTCCGTCTCCGAAGACCGCCAGAAGCATCTGGAACAATGGGGGACTCAAAAAACGCAGCATATGGAGCGGCAGATGGGCGGGGTGGATATCGGCGAACCAGCGATCACCACGCCGGCGAAAGAAGCGGAAGTCGCCCCGGCAATAGGCGCGGAAAAAACGCCAGACCCGGTGACGCAGAAAACAGGGCCGGAAGTGGACCCGCTCGTGGTTTGGCCGAAAGTGAAGCCCGAACCGGAACTGTTGCCGTTGGCGCAGCCGACACAAGAGGTATCGAAGCCGCAATTTGAGCGCAAGACGCCACCCGAAGTGCTCTTTGCCAATCCCAAAGGCAAGCCTTATGTGCTGGATCATGGCGACAAGGTGACGGTGACGAATCGCGCGATGTTGGGCTTGGGGTCTGAGGCGGCGGCGAAGCGGCAAAAAGCGGTCGAGGTGGGGCTGATGACCGCCGTGGACCGGTTCGGTGAGCCCGTGCGCTTTCATGGCAGCCGCGCTTTCATGGAAGAGACGGTAAAGGTGGCGATGGAACGCGGAATCAAGCTGGAGCCCGGCAGCCCCATGGCCAAAGAGATTTACGAGCGGGCGGCCAGGGAGCACGGGAATCAGCTTGGCCCGTCGAAGGCTGCGCCGTATCGGGCCCCTGAGAAAAAGCGTGAAGTGGGCAAGGACAAGGGGCTCGGTCTGTGAGGCGCTCTGCAACCAGCCTGAGTGATTATCGTCATCATCCCTGATCTATACCCTGTAAATATTCTGGGATAGGCGGGCGTGGACATGGATGAACTCGACGAAATTGCGCAACTGGAGGCGGCAGGCCAAAAGTTGATGGTGGAGCCGGATCCCACGCCCCGCAAACGGAGCGTTTCCTCATCAAGTTCGCCGTCGGGGTCGCAAGGCCAACCCAAGCCGACAGCAAAGCCCACTGTGGAGAGCGGTAACGCACCGCACGTCGAAAACCTGCTCACAGAGATTCGTGATCGTCTCGATCTCCTGTTGCAAGGAAACATCCCCGAAACACAGGCGCCAGAAGAAGTTGAGCAGAGCGCTCCGGCCATTGTCGAGGAGCTTGACCCGCTTCGAGACGCCTTCCCGCATGAGCCTAACGACGCGGTTTCTACTGCGGCGGAGAACACAGCGGCTGTTTCCACGAGCGTTGCACTCTCCGATTCAGACATGGCTCGCTTGCTGGCCACGGTTGAGGATCGGGTGACCAGTCACGCGCTGACGCACCATTCTTCGGTCGTCGTGCTGCTGGGCTGGGCCATGGCTCTGCTGGCGGTGGGTCTGGGCATGGGATATGGCTATATTGTCGCGTCTGGCCGATATCCATTCTGGGCGCCGACCAGCGGTGCCGGTATCCTGGCCCAGATTTCCGCCGCGTATCTCGCCGCTCCGGTCGGGGTGGTTCTGTTGCCTCTGGCCGGGGCCATTCTCTGGGCAGCAAGCAAGGAAACCCTCGGCAATAAGCAGCAAGCGATAGTCAGGCTGGGGGCGGTCGTGGTGTTCTTCGCGGGCATTCTGCTTCCGCTCATCAGCTTGCTGTGAAAGACAAAACTCCGCCAAACCAAACGCGCTCCGGACGCTTTCTATCGTCTACGGAAACGCCGGATGACCAACTTTCTCCCGACCGCGCGCCATTGGGGCGCAATCGCCCCATTGCATCCCGCATCTATAACAAGGTGCATCGTGCGCGGGGAAAACACGGGGCGGGCACGGCGCGTGCCCTTATAAAAAGCCTGCTTCCCCACGTCGGAAGCAATTTTTACAAGGCGCCATCGTCCCGAGGCCCCGCATTGCAGCAGGCCGCTCGCCGCTGCACGGTAAAGGTGTCCTATGTGCGGAACAAGGGACCGGATCAGTGGCAGGCCCATGGCCGCTATCTGAGCCGCGAAGGGGCACAGCAGGACGGTGAGAAAGGCCAGGGTTTTGATCGTGATTCAGATAGCGTCAATCTCCCGCCCCGCCTCTCGTCCTGGCAGGAAGAGAACGACCCCCACCTGTTCAAGGTGATTTTGGCACCCGAAGATCCGCTCGGGCCAGAAGCTTTACGCGATCTGACCCGTAGGTTTAACGCGCGCATCCAGCGGCAGATCGGGCGGGATTATGAGTGGGCCGCCATTGACCACCACAACACCAGTCATCCGCATGTGCATTTGCTGATTCGTGGCAAGGGCAAGCTGGAACTAGAGCCCGACATGATCCGGCGGGGAATGCGCGCCGCAGCCCAAGAGGTGCTGACGGAAAGCCTGGGCTACCGTACCGAACGGGAAATCCGGGCGGCGCGAGAGCGGGAGATGGACCAGCGGCGATTCACGACGCTGGACCGGGGGATTATCGAAAAGGCGACCCCCGCACCG
This sequence is a window from Acidithiobacillus ferridurans. Protein-coding genes within it:
- a CDS encoding LPD7 domain-containing protein yields the protein MQDDLTRAPRFLWGDFPDVLRNGNLGELKQQPEYMAAKSGESEAALNLASRIIRTDFVEAVARLGASHPKPVLLPVLAVESVGRNKIPQMLAETLSARLGWRTESGIVQISRAMHTDSGADHRLVSHSFFDGKIDPDAGYILIDDTLTMGGTLADFRGFIMSRGGQVMGAAVAVAHEGALHLPIRDKMLQDIFAKYGKDIVQEFSHEEFGYGIECLTQGEAGDVRKAISLDALRDRLTAARDARFQRMGEERVAPSDGKNLSELEEPTEPPLDHPNLHPPPDALNRNDSLVEIISRGGHVMAAQLDHLLSYGPMDVVASNEEKNPGLHIVNVDAESRAFIPQNDPLHQEIRNIVAKNPHSLGFAANLINARLEQDGRWQGPEREAEGLSFSPSLNPEREMHEIETFPAQNVDLPDGLKAALNPRVELRPVVLREGSRMAPKTMEQGDKLVGYVVNGKTDPLPGTVYGEDNLFPGKQQQFGLDDLDNARLAAQAIAQGTAINFDTLEAGFKERTGYNFEDRYFSVSEDRQKHLEQWGTQKTQHMERQMGGVDIGEPAITTPAKEAEVAPAIGAEKTPDPVTQKTGPEVDPLVVWPKVKPEPELLPLAQPTQEVSKPQFERKTPPEVLFANPKGKPYVLDHGDKVTVTNRAMLGLGSEAAAKRQKAVEVGLMTAVDRFGEPVRFHGSRAFMEETVKVAMERGIKLEPGSPMAKEIYERAAREHGNQLGPSKAAPYRAPEKKREVGKDKGLGL
- a CDS encoding DUF3363 domain-containing protein gives rise to the protein MKDKTPPNQTRSGRFLSSTETPDDQLSPDRAPLGRNRPIASRIYNKVHRARGKHGAGTARALIKSLLPHVGSNFYKAPSSRGPALQQAARRCTVKVSYVRNKGPDQWQAHGRYLSREGAQQDGEKGQGFDRDSDSVNLPPRLSSWQEENDPHLFKVILAPEDPLGPEALRDLTRRFNARIQRQIGRDYEWAAIDHHNTSHPHVHLLIRGKGKLELEPDMIRRGMRAAAQEVLTESLGYRTEREIRAAREREMDQRRFTTLDRGIIEKATPAPQGYSLVDESTIPFFDDKERENRRLRIARLEKLVEIGVADKIGPNLWRLEPGWDKALKEMQILQTRTKMLAEARALMTEPRCLPQVTRIRPGDRLVGRVLGTGLDEQYDRSFILIEGVDNRAHIVYQTGAIEKARGRDELGLRHLVALTGLDRGASVKDYGIEIPDQGWKRTAIPEEALDDQLDHEHGNPPSAMMDPTTGFAAEWHRRLLDRRAKKEKERAQQKQQKQEKQEKRQEQKQSQKKPQRGSEIE